The following proteins come from a genomic window of Nocardiopsis sp. YSL2:
- a CDS encoding SCP2 sterol-binding domain-containing protein, giving the protein MSSIDACLAGIAKLNERILEQPPEERRKHIRERSVSVRVPDLDTVFDMRLTREGLVGLTHRPDGTPAPRAQVVVTVDSDDLVELAEERMDYARALFTRRVRVDASVSDLLRMRKLI; this is encoded by the coding sequence ATGAGCAGTATCGACGCCTGCCTCGCCGGGATCGCCAAGCTGAACGAACGCATCCTCGAACAGCCCCCGGAGGAACGCCGCAAGCACATCCGGGAGCGTTCGGTGAGCGTGCGCGTACCCGACCTGGACACGGTGTTCGACATGCGACTGACCCGGGAAGGCCTGGTCGGCCTCACCCACCGCCCCGACGGCACACCCGCACCCAGGGCCCAGGTCGTCGTCACCGTGGACAGCGACGACCTGGTGGAACTGGCCGAGGAGCGCATGGACTACGCCAGAGCGCTGTTCACCCGCCGGGTCCGGGTGGACGCCAGCGTCAGCGACCTGCTGCGCATGCGCAAGCTGATCTGA
- a CDS encoding copper transporter produces MIDFRYHLVSIIAVFLALTVGLALGTTMLQDPLLSTLQSETDDLRGQSEELRLERDEAERVNEGADELSEAAAEDLLEDRLRGLGVAVVVAPGADEDMAAPLSARVEDAGGEVVGRIVFTEEFPDQANEAFVDELAVQVSAEAAEMAGGAYARSAALIGGALARDGDDGEGDDGDGGDGDGGSGPESDGEEGSGDREDEGSGDGDGTDPDAVLSAYSEADLLVVEGDPAGAADAVLVVAPSVDGVEGDPERTNTVVATVAETLREEVGPTVLAGDTRSGRGQGLIAQVRVHEPDYATVDVAGRPMGDIVTVLALAEALEGDGAAYGVGEGVEGFVPSPLPGPRSEGSEDSDGDGEASERPDDEARRATVGE; encoded by the coding sequence GTGATCGATTTCCGCTATCACCTGGTGTCCATCATCGCTGTGTTCCTCGCTTTGACCGTGGGCCTGGCGTTGGGCACGACCATGCTCCAGGACCCGCTGCTCAGCACCCTGCAGTCGGAGACGGACGACCTGCGCGGCCAGAGTGAGGAGCTGCGTCTGGAGCGCGACGAGGCCGAGCGCGTCAACGAGGGGGCCGACGAGCTGTCGGAGGCGGCGGCGGAGGACCTGCTGGAGGACCGGCTGCGCGGCCTGGGGGTGGCGGTCGTGGTCGCGCCGGGCGCGGACGAGGACATGGCGGCGCCCCTGTCCGCCCGGGTCGAGGACGCCGGGGGCGAGGTCGTGGGCCGGATCGTCTTCACGGAGGAGTTCCCCGACCAGGCCAACGAGGCGTTCGTCGACGAGCTCGCGGTGCAGGTCTCGGCCGAGGCCGCGGAGATGGCGGGCGGGGCCTACGCCAGGTCCGCGGCGCTGATCGGCGGAGCGCTGGCCCGGGACGGCGACGACGGGGAGGGCGACGACGGGGACGGTGGTGACGGGGACGGCGGGAGCGGGCCGGAGTCCGACGGCGAGGAGGGGTCCGGGGACCGGGAGGACGAGGGTTCCGGCGACGGGGACGGAACCGACCCCGACGCTGTCCTGTCCGCCTACTCCGAGGCCGACCTGCTCGTCGTGGAGGGCGACCCCGCGGGGGCCGCGGACGCCGTCCTGGTGGTCGCGCCCTCCGTCGACGGTGTCGAGGGCGACCCCGAGCGGACCAACACCGTGGTGGCCACGGTCGCCGAGACCCTGCGTGAGGAGGTGGGCCCCACCGTCCTGGCCGGGGACACGCGTTCGGGCCGGGGCCAGGGCCTGATCGCGCAGGTGCGCGTCCACGAGCCGGACTACGCGACCGTCGACGTCGCGGGGCGGCCGATGGGCGACATCGTCACCGTGCTGGCCCTGGCCGAGGCGCTGGAGGGCGACGGGGCGGCCTACGGCGTGGGCGAGGGCGTGGAGGGCTTCGTGCCCTCACCGCTGCCGGGTCCGCGTTCGGAGGGTTCGGAGGACTCGGACGGGGACGGCGAAGCCTCCGAGCGGCCCGACGACGAGGCCCGCCGGGCCACGGTCGGGGAGTGA
- the murJ gene encoding murein biosynthesis integral membrane protein MurJ, giving the protein MTRGVGAAAVLIAVVTVGARLAGFGRTVVFSQTVGDTCLGTAYVTANQLPAVLFEIVIGGALTAVVVPVLAAAAHRGDHEQVRWTVSALVTWVLVLAVPLSALIALVSVPAMALMLGQGTGCDRAALLALAARMLVVFAPQVVFYGLAAVLYGVLQSHRRYLAPALAPLVSSLVVIGVYLAFVPLGADHRQDIGGLSSAAELTLSAGTTLGVSALFLTVLGPAARLRVRPRPRLAFPPGVGERVRALAAASLLPLVAMQVSLLLSVALANWGGGSGAAVLYTYAWALFTLPYGVIAVPIATSAFTALSVAHAEQDHVRFAALVSGSARACVVVTAGLGTALAAAAGPVAAVFAQQDALPLERALLAYAPGVVGFGLVALLSRTLFASHRGRSAALAQVVGWLVVMVCAVVLVWAGPPGWAIAALGGGSTIGLSLAAVLLCVAVVRAHGRAALGGLARSLGAAAAGGVVGWCAGRALVPVMPVDGVGPTLGAAVAAATVALVGYAVVAAVVDRAAAGAVAGRVRSALESRRGKR; this is encoded by the coding sequence GTGACGCGGGGGGTCGGCGCGGCCGCGGTGCTCATCGCGGTGGTCACCGTCGGGGCCCGCCTGGCGGGGTTCGGTCGCACCGTGGTCTTCTCCCAGACCGTCGGCGACACCTGTCTGGGGACCGCCTACGTCACCGCCAACCAGTTGCCCGCCGTGCTGTTCGAGATCGTCATCGGCGGCGCCTTGACCGCCGTGGTGGTGCCGGTGCTCGCCGCGGCCGCGCACCGGGGCGACCACGAGCAGGTGCGCTGGACGGTGTCGGCCCTGGTCACCTGGGTGCTGGTGCTGGCGGTGCCGCTGTCGGCCCTGATCGCCCTGGTGTCGGTGCCCGCGATGGCCCTCATGCTCGGCCAGGGGACCGGATGCGACCGCGCCGCGCTGCTCGCGCTCGCCGCGCGCATGCTGGTGGTGTTCGCTCCGCAGGTGGTCTTCTACGGGCTGGCCGCGGTGCTCTACGGGGTGTTGCAGTCCCACCGCCGCTACCTGGCTCCCGCGCTGGCGCCCCTGGTGTCCAGCCTCGTGGTGATCGGCGTCTACCTGGCGTTCGTGCCCCTGGGCGCCGACCACCGCCAGGACATCGGCGGCCTGTCGAGTGCCGCGGAGCTGACGCTGTCGGCGGGCACGACGCTCGGGGTGTCGGCGCTCTTCCTCACCGTGCTGGGACCCGCCGCCCGGCTGCGGGTCCGTCCGCGACCGCGCCTGGCGTTCCCGCCGGGGGTGGGGGAGCGGGTCCGGGCCCTGGCCGCGGCCTCCCTCCTGCCTCTGGTGGCCATGCAGGTGAGCCTGCTGCTGTCGGTGGCGTTGGCGAACTGGGGAGGGGGTTCCGGGGCGGCCGTGCTCTACACCTACGCCTGGGCGCTGTTCACCCTGCCCTACGGCGTGATCGCGGTGCCCATCGCCACGAGCGCCTTCACCGCGCTGTCGGTCGCGCACGCCGAACAGGACCATGTCCGGTTCGCCGCTCTGGTCTCGGGGTCGGCGCGGGCCTGCGTGGTGGTCACCGCGGGCCTGGGCACCGCTCTGGCCGCCGCGGCGGGTCCGGTGGCCGCGGTCTTCGCCCAGCAGGACGCCCTGCCCCTGGAGCGCGCCCTGCTGGCCTACGCGCCGGGGGTCGTGGGCTTCGGCCTGGTGGCCCTGTTGAGCCGTACCCTGTTCGCCTCCCACCGGGGCCGGTCGGCCGCCCTGGCACAGGTCGTCGGATGGCTGGTGGTGATGGTCTGCGCGGTGGTACTGGTGTGGGCGGGCCCGCCGGGCTGGGCCATCGCGGCCCTGGGCGGGGGGAGCACGATCGGTCTGAGCCTGGCCGCCGTCCTGCTGTGCGTGGCGGTGGTCCGCGCGCACGGGCGCGCCGCCCTGGGCGGGCTGGCGCGGTCGCTGGGGGCGGCGGCGGCCGGCGGTGTCGTGGGATGGTGCGCGGGGCGTGCTCTGGTGCCGGTCATGCCGGTGGACGGTGTGGGGCCGACGCTGGGGGCCGCGGTGGCGGCGGCGACGGTGGCGCTGGTCGGTTACGCGGTGGTGGCCGCCGTGGTGGACCGGGCGGCGGCGGGCGCCGTCGCCGGCCGGGTCAGGAGCGCACTCGAGAGTCGAAGGGGGAAGCGGTGA
- a CDS encoding NAD kinase → MTSGRSVLLLAHTGRPAALRSADLVHRSLTRAGLTVRMLKGEIEELAAAGCALTPVEAVEPAEAAEGVELVMVLGGDGTLLRAAELARPAGAPLLGVNLGHVGFLAEAEREDLGATVRSVVDRDYDVEERMTLDVAVFNGGRAEGTPTVRTWALNEATLEKGESRRIVEAVLEIDGRPLSRWACDGVVCATPTGSTAHAFSAGGPVVWPDVEALMVVPLSAHALFARPLVVGPHATVALEVLPDTAPGVLWCDGRRMVELPAGARIEITRADTPVRLARLHRAPFTDRLVAKFGLPVAGWRGRVEPGR, encoded by the coding sequence ATGACCAGCGGACGCAGTGTCCTTCTGCTGGCGCACACGGGTCGGCCCGCGGCTCTGCGCAGCGCCGATCTGGTCCACAGGAGCCTGACCCGTGCCGGGCTCACCGTGCGCATGCTCAAGGGCGAGATCGAGGAGCTGGCGGCCGCGGGCTGTGCTCTGACCCCCGTCGAGGCGGTCGAGCCGGCCGAGGCCGCCGAGGGTGTCGAGCTGGTCATGGTCCTGGGCGGGGACGGCACGCTGTTGCGGGCCGCCGAGCTCGCCCGGCCGGCCGGGGCGCCCCTGCTCGGTGTCAATCTGGGCCACGTGGGCTTTCTCGCCGAGGCCGAGCGCGAGGACCTGGGTGCCACGGTGCGCAGTGTGGTGGACCGCGACTACGACGTCGAGGAGCGCATGACCCTCGACGTGGCCGTTTTCAACGGGGGCCGCGCAGAGGGCACTCCCACGGTGCGCACCTGGGCGCTGAACGAGGCCACCCTGGAGAAGGGCGAGTCGCGGCGCATCGTCGAGGCCGTCCTGGAGATCGACGGGCGTCCGCTGTCCCGGTGGGCCTGTGACGGGGTGGTGTGCGCGACCCCGACCGGCTCGACCGCGCACGCCTTCTCCGCGGGCGGTCCCGTGGTCTGGCCGGACGTGGAGGCGCTGATGGTCGTCCCGCTCAGCGCGCACGCCCTGTTCGCCCGGCCCCTGGTCGTGGGGCCGCACGCCACGGTGGCGCTGGAGGTGCTGCCCGACACGGCGCCGGGCGTGCTCTGGTGTGATGGACGACGTATGGTCGAATTGCCCGCAGGGGCACGAATCGAGATCACCCGTGCCGATACGCCGGTCCGGCTGGCCCGGCTGCACCGGGCGCCGTTCACCGACCGGCTGGTGGCCAAGTTCGGTCTGCCGGTCGCGGGCTGGCGCGGGAGGGTCGAACCGGGCCGGTGA
- a CDS encoding membrane fusogenic activity family protein has product MNPPLRSGPSLAAPFLPLLRPIKEHVIMVVDAVRTYFDATSGLTELSRKEAVAAAKALLKANGGASAPAAGQEALPARVGQSIQALAGELIATNEANRTAIADLVRSEVAHQLERMDVVPRTEYERVVRRVAELERRLAARHMADRVPVGEVPVVAAAGAVVGGASGAQARPAERAATAADPDGSGDAAPGGAATGAEAGAADSAAEPAGEDAGEDAGAGTGSESESGAGSASEASETPTGGEGVGAEQGERAAAPRKTTSRSKPRTAAKSSRARSAPKRTAKAKGSTGKGPTKK; this is encoded by the coding sequence GTGAACCCCCCACTGCGTAGTGGCCCCTCCCTTGCTGCGCCCTTCCTTCCTCTCCTGCGTCCCATCAAGGAGCACGTGATCATGGTCGTCGACGCGGTACGCACCTATTTCGATGCCACCAGTGGCCTCACCGAGCTGTCACGCAAGGAGGCCGTCGCGGCGGCCAAGGCGTTGTTGAAGGCCAACGGGGGGGCCAGCGCTCCCGCTGCCGGGCAGGAGGCGCTGCCCGCACGTGTGGGGCAGAGCATCCAGGCTCTGGCCGGGGAGCTGATCGCGACGAACGAGGCGAACCGGACGGCCATCGCCGACCTGGTGCGTTCGGAGGTCGCGCACCAGTTGGAGCGGATGGACGTCGTGCCGCGTACCGAGTACGAGCGGGTGGTCCGCCGGGTGGCCGAGCTGGAGCGGCGGCTGGCCGCGCGGCACATGGCCGACAGGGTCCCGGTGGGCGAGGTTCCGGTGGTGGCCGCCGCGGGCGCGGTGGTCGGCGGGGCGTCCGGAGCGCAGGCGCGGCCGGCGGAGCGCGCCGCCACGGCCGCGGACCCCGACGGCTCCGGGGACGCCGCTCCGGGCGGCGCCGCCACCGGTGCCGAGGCCGGTGCCGCCGACTCCGCCGCGGAGCCCGCCGGCGAGGACGCCGGTGAGGACGCAGGAGCGGGCACCGGGTCCGAGTCCGAGTCCGGCGCCGGGTCGGCGTCGGAGGCGTCGGAGACCCCCACCGGGGGCGAGGGCGTCGGCGCCGAGCAGGGGGAGCGCGCGGCCGCGCCCCGCAAGACCACCTCGCGCAGCAAGCCGCGCACGGCCGCCAAGTCCTCCCGCGCCCGTTCGGCGCCCAAGCGCACCGCGAAGGCCAAGGGTTCCACGGGCAAGGGCCCGACGAAGAAGTAG
- a CDS encoding glycosyltransferase family 4 protein: MNGRIALVVGTSTGGVGRHVRSLGAGLVRRGMRVAVLGPASAEREFGFTREGMRFSPVPIGPSPSWSDPGAVMRLRALVRGADLVHAHGLRAGALCALAGLAPLVVTAHNAPPAVRGPLAAAYPALERLVALRAEVVLGVSGDLVRRLRAAGARDARMAVVAAPSTGTPFNGREATRADLGVLPERPLVLTIARLAPQKGLGTLLEAVPLIADRRPEPVVAIAGDGPLWGELHDAAAELRGDVRMLGHRSDVADLLAAADVFCLTSQWEGPSLVIMEALRAGLPVVSTRVGGIPDLYTGTVLMVPPGDSRAFAAAVGRVLDEPGLAEDLRSRSRRAAAALPTEDDAVEAAAAVYKAVTQG, encoded by the coding sequence GTGAACGGCAGGATCGCGCTGGTCGTGGGGACCAGTACTGGAGGTGTCGGCCGCCATGTCCGCTCGCTGGGCGCGGGTCTGGTCCGCAGGGGGATGCGGGTGGCCGTGCTCGGTCCGGCTTCGGCGGAGCGGGAGTTCGGGTTCACCCGGGAGGGGATGCGGTTCTCTCCGGTGCCGATCGGGCCGTCTCCGTCGTGGTCGGACCCCGGGGCGGTCATGCGGCTGCGTGCCCTGGTCCGCGGCGCGGACCTGGTGCACGCGCACGGTCTGCGGGCGGGCGCTCTGTGCGCCCTGGCAGGGTTGGCTCCGCTCGTGGTGACCGCGCACAACGCCCCGCCCGCGGTGCGCGGGCCGCTCGCGGCGGCCTACCCGGCGCTGGAGCGCCTGGTGGCTCTGCGCGCCGAGGTGGTCCTGGGGGTGTCGGGGGACCTGGTGCGCCGTCTGCGAGCCGCCGGGGCCCGCGACGCGCGGATGGCCGTGGTCGCGGCGCCGTCCACGGGCACGCCGTTCAACGGGCGCGAGGCCACCAGGGCCGACCTGGGTGTGCTGCCGGAGCGGCCGCTGGTGCTGACCATCGCCCGTCTGGCGCCGCAGAAGGGCCTGGGCACCCTGTTGGAGGCCGTGCCCCTGATCGCCGACCGGCGGCCCGAGCCGGTGGTCGCGATCGCGGGGGACGGGCCGTTGTGGGGCGAACTGCACGATGCGGCGGCCGAGCTGCGCGGCGACGTGCGCATGCTCGGGCACCGTTCGGACGTGGCCGACCTGCTGGCGGCGGCCGACGTGTTCTGTCTGACGAGCCAGTGGGAGGGGCCCTCGCTGGTGATCATGGAGGCTCTGCGGGCGGGTCTGCCCGTGGTCTCCACCCGGGTGGGGGGTATTCCGGACCTGTACACCGGGACGGTGCTGATGGTGCCGCCGGGCGATTCGCGCGCCTTCGCCGCGGCGGTGGGACGTGTGCTGGACGAGCCGGGGCTGGCCGAGGACCTGCGCTCGCGTTCGCGCAGGGCGGCGGCGGCCCTGCCCACCGAGGACGACGCCGTGGAGGCGGCGGCCGCAGTGTACAAGGCGGTGACGCAGGGGTGA
- a CDS encoding TerC family protein: MNVPLWVWAATIGAMVVILVIDLAIVDHPWSKKSGPKEFGVRQAAWWAAFYIGIAIVFGFGVMYFGGSAAGAEYFAGFITEKSLSIDNLFVFYLLMGAFAVPKKYQHEVLLIGIVIALVMRGVFIVLGAQVINAWSEVFYLFGAFLIYTGYKIVRDHVKGDEHQTDYTQNPAVKLVGRFFPVTEDYHGAHMFVRLDQRLHVTPMLMVIVAIGVIDLVFAVDSIPAIFGLTQDAYIVFTANAFALLGLRQLYFLLAGLMDRLAYISWGLSAIMLFIGVKMILHALHENGVHVIDIGIGASLTVIIGVMTVTIVGSLVKSWVDDRRRAAVEAARERDTTADRS; the protein is encoded by the coding sequence GTGAACGTTCCCTTGTGGGTCTGGGCTGCCACGATCGGTGCCATGGTCGTGATCCTGGTCATCGACCTGGCCATCGTCGACCACCCCTGGAGCAAGAAGAGCGGCCCCAAGGAGTTCGGGGTCCGCCAGGCGGCCTGGTGGGCGGCCTTCTACATCGGCATCGCCATCGTCTTCGGCTTCGGGGTGATGTACTTCGGCGGTTCGGCCGCAGGAGCCGAGTACTTCGCCGGGTTCATTACCGAGAAGAGCCTGAGCATCGACAACCTCTTCGTGTTCTACCTGCTCATGGGCGCCTTCGCGGTGCCCAAGAAGTACCAGCACGAGGTCCTGCTCATCGGTATCGTCATCGCGCTGGTCATGCGCGGTGTCTTCATCGTCCTGGGCGCGCAGGTCATCAACGCCTGGAGCGAGGTCTTCTACCTCTTCGGCGCCTTCCTGATCTACACCGGGTACAAGATCGTCCGCGACCACGTCAAGGGCGATGAGCACCAGACCGACTACACCCAGAACCCGGCGGTGAAGCTGGTCGGCCGGTTCTTCCCGGTGACGGAGGACTACCACGGCGCGCACATGTTCGTGCGCCTGGACCAGCGCCTGCACGTCACTCCGATGCTCATGGTCATCGTCGCCATCGGTGTCATCGACCTGGTCTTCGCCGTCGACTCCATTCCGGCGATCTTCGGTCTGACCCAGGACGCCTACATCGTGTTCACGGCGAACGCCTTCGCGCTGCTGGGCCTGCGCCAGCTGTACTTCCTGCTGGCGGGCCTGATGGACCGCCTGGCCTACATCAGCTGGGGCCTGTCGGCGATCATGCTGTTCATCGGTGTGAAGATGATCCTGCACGCCCTGCACGAGAACGGTGTCCACGTGATCGACATCGGGATCGGCGCCTCGCTGACGGTCATCATCGGTGTCATGACGGTCACCATCGTCGGCAGCCTGGTCAAGTCCTGGGTGGACGATCGGCGCCGTGCCGCGGTGGAGGCCGCGCGGGAAAGGGACACCACGGCCGACCGCTCCTGA
- the recN gene encoding DNA repair protein RecN, whose amino-acid sequence MLEEVRIKGLGVIDDAVLELSPGLTVVTGETGAGKTMVVTGLGLLFGGRADPQRVRPGAVRAVVEGRLTVPEGGRVATRVLDAGGDIEDDVLILTRAVSAEGRSRATMGGRSAPVSLLAYLADDLVAVHGQSDQQRLLRTDRQRSALDRFAGEALHKALKQYSVAYRRHREVTTELEELVERARERAQEADMLRFGVEEITAAEPQPGEDAELLAEETRLAHADGLRVAATTAHEALAGDPASDVEVDVAALLSAARQAVSAVREHDPDLASIGDRLDEASYILTDAATELASYAESVDADPARLAAVQERRALLTQLSRKYGATTDDVLAWAENAAKRLANLEGDDERIEVLRAEAEDLHERLESSAQELTRIRTEAAERFGSAVTEELTALAMPHARVSVRIQTGEEFGQHGRDEVELLLAPHPSSPPLALHKGASGGELSRVMLAIEVVFAGADPVPTFVFDEVDAGVGGKAAVEIGRRLARLAQRAQVIVVTHLPQVAAFADAHLVVEKSTEGLVTESGVVRLDRDGRVRELSRMLAGLEDSELGRAHAEELLGNADPERAYPAA is encoded by the coding sequence GTGCTCGAAGAAGTCCGCATCAAGGGACTCGGAGTCATTGACGACGCCGTACTGGAGTTGTCACCGGGGCTGACCGTCGTCACCGGTGAGACCGGTGCGGGAAAGACCATGGTCGTCACCGGTCTCGGGCTGCTCTTCGGAGGGCGTGCCGACCCCCAGCGGGTCCGCCCCGGCGCCGTCCGCGCGGTCGTCGAGGGGCGCCTGACCGTCCCCGAGGGCGGCCGTGTGGCCACGCGTGTGCTGGACGCGGGCGGCGACATCGAGGACGACGTCCTCATCCTCACCCGTGCGGTCTCGGCCGAGGGGCGTTCGCGCGCCACCATGGGCGGGCGCTCGGCCCCGGTGAGCCTGCTCGCCTATCTCGCCGACGACCTCGTGGCCGTGCACGGCCAGTCCGACCAGCAGCGCCTGTTGCGCACCGACCGCCAGCGCTCGGCCCTGGACCGTTTCGCGGGGGAGGCGCTGCACAAGGCGTTGAAGCAGTACTCCGTGGCCTATCGCCGCCACCGCGAGGTCACGACGGAGCTGGAGGAGCTGGTGGAGCGGGCGCGCGAGCGCGCGCAGGAGGCCGACATGCTGCGTTTCGGTGTGGAGGAGATCACCGCGGCGGAGCCGCAGCCGGGTGAGGACGCCGAGCTGTTGGCCGAGGAGACCCGGCTGGCCCACGCCGACGGCCTGCGGGTCGCCGCCACCACCGCCCACGAGGCGCTGGCGGGTGACCCCGCCTCGGACGTGGAGGTCGACGTGGCCGCCCTGCTGTCGGCGGCGCGCCAGGCGGTGTCGGCGGTGCGCGAGCACGACCCGGACCTGGCCTCCATCGGCGACCGGTTGGACGAGGCCTCCTACATCCTCACCGACGCGGCCACGGAGCTGGCCTCCTACGCCGAGTCGGTCGACGCCGACCCGGCGCGCCTGGCGGCCGTCCAGGAGCGCCGTGCGCTGCTGACCCAGCTCTCGCGCAAGTACGGTGCGACCACCGACGACGTCCTGGCCTGGGCCGAGAACGCCGCCAAGCGGCTGGCCAACCTGGAGGGGGACGACGAGCGGATCGAGGTCCTGCGCGCCGAGGCGGAGGACCTGCACGAGCGGTTGGAGTCCTCCGCTCAGGAGCTCACCCGGATCCGTACCGAGGCGGCCGAGCGGTTCGGTTCGGCGGTCACCGAGGAGCTCACGGCGCTGGCGATGCCGCATGCCCGTGTCAGCGTGCGCATCCAGACGGGTGAGGAGTTCGGTCAGCACGGCCGTGACGAGGTGGAGCTGCTGCTGGCGCCCCACCCCAGTTCTCCGCCGCTGGCCCTGCACAAGGGTGCCTCGGGCGGTGAGCTCTCGCGGGTGATGCTGGCCATCGAGGTCGTCTTCGCCGGGGCCGATCCCGTTCCCACGTTCGTCTTCGACGAGGTCGACGCCGGGGTGGGCGGCAAGGCGGCCGTGGAGATCGGTCGGCGTCTGGCCCGGTTGGCCCAGCGGGCCCAGGTCATCGTGGTCACCCACCTGCCGCAGGTCGCGGCGTTCGCCGACGCGCACCTGGTGGTGGAGAAGTCCACTGAGGGCCTGGTGACCGAGAGCGGTGTGGTCCGTCTGGACCGCGACGGGCGGGTGCGGGAGCTGTCCAGGATGCTGGCCGGGCTGGAGGACTCCGAGCTGGGTCGCGCCCACGCCGAGGAGCTGCTCGGCAACGCCGACCCCGAGCGCGCCTACCCCGCGGCCTGA
- the steA gene encoding putative cytokinetic ring protein SteA — MRFRRTRADAPSGLVAPVRSDRRTKNLTKRLRPGDIAVIDHVDLDRVSAEALVDCGVSAVLNVAPGISGRYPNQGPQLLVEAGIPLVDEVDPEVFVRVRDGERLRLDGGGLYRGDEPVALGRIQTPESVASAMTEARAGLATQLEAFAANTMAYLQRERDLLLDGIGIPAIETDMEGRHVLIVVRGYHYREDLAALRPYIREFHPVIVAVDGGADAVMEAGYRPDIIVGDFDSVSDQALTSGAELVVHAYRDGRAPGMPRLTALGHTAVVFPATGTSEDVAMMLADGSGAALIVAVGTHATLEEFLDKGRSGMASTFLTRLRVGGKLVDAKGVSRLYRSRISPWALLLLVAASLFTIVVAAYSSPAGQVYLTFLAARWDAFSYWLTGLLT; from the coding sequence ATGCGGTTCCGTCGCACTCGGGCGGACGCTCCCTCCGGGCTGGTCGCACCCGTCCGCTCGGACCGCCGCACCAAGAACCTGACCAAACGGCTGCGCCCCGGCGACATCGCGGTCATCGACCACGTCGACCTCGACCGGGTGAGTGCCGAGGCCCTGGTCGACTGCGGGGTGTCGGCGGTGCTCAACGTCGCTCCCGGTATCAGCGGCCGTTACCCCAACCAGGGGCCGCAGTTGTTGGTGGAGGCGGGCATCCCCCTGGTGGACGAGGTCGACCCGGAGGTCTTCGTCCGGGTCCGCGACGGCGAACGCCTCCGTCTGGACGGCGGGGGGCTCTACCGCGGCGACGAACCGGTGGCGCTCGGCCGGATCCAGACCCCGGAGTCGGTGGCGTCGGCCATGACCGAGGCCCGGGCGGGCCTGGCCACCCAGTTGGAGGCCTTCGCCGCCAACACGATGGCCTATTTGCAGCGCGAGCGCGATCTGCTGCTGGACGGGATCGGTATCCCGGCCATCGAGACCGACATGGAGGGCCGCCATGTCCTCATCGTGGTCCGCGGGTACCACTACCGGGAGGACCTGGCCGCGCTGCGGCCCTACATCCGCGAGTTCCATCCGGTCATCGTCGCCGTGGACGGGGGCGCCGACGCGGTGATGGAGGCCGGGTACCGGCCCGACATCATCGTCGGCGACTTCGACTCGGTCTCCGACCAGGCGCTGACCAGCGGCGCCGAGCTGGTCGTGCACGCCTACCGCGACGGGCGGGCGCCCGGGATGCCGCGGCTCACCGCCCTGGGCCATACCGCGGTGGTCTTTCCCGCGACCGGCACGAGCGAGGATGTGGCGATGATGCTCGCCGACGGTTCGGGTGCGGCCCTGATCGTGGCGGTGGGCACGCACGCCACGCTGGAGGAGTTCCTCGACAAGGGCCGGTCCGGTATGGCCAGTACCTTCCTCACCCGGCTCCGGGTGGGCGGCAAGCTCGTGGACGCCAAGGGGGTGAGCCGCCTGTACCGCTCCCGGATCTCGCCGTGGGCGCTGTTGTTGCTGGTGGCCGCGTCCCTGTTCACGATCGTCGTCGCCGCCTACAGCTCGCCCGCCGGGCAGGTCTACCTCACGTTTCTCGCGGCGCGCTGGGACGCGTTCTCCTACTGGTTGACGGGGCTGTTGACGTGA
- a CDS encoding TlyA family RNA methyltransferase, which translates to MAKRTRLDAELVRRGHARSRGHAAEIIESGFVRVAGIIASKAATQVGTDQPIVVRTPADEPSYVSRGAHKLIGALDAFSLDVSGRRALDAGASTGGFTDVLLRRGAAHVTAVDVGYGQLAWALRSNDRVRVMERVNVRELTAEQIGEPRPDLVVGDLSFISLKLVLRPLRDCVAADADFVLMVKPQFEVGKQRVGAGGVVREPALRAEAVADVAAHALTLGLGTVDVAASPLPGPSGNVEYFLWMRADASALDPDALARAIEEGPR; encoded by the coding sequence ATGGCAAAACGAACTCGGCTCGACGCGGAACTGGTCCGCCGCGGTCACGCACGCTCCCGGGGCCACGCGGCCGAGATCATCGAGAGCGGATTCGTCCGCGTCGCCGGGATCATCGCGTCCAAGGCCGCGACCCAGGTCGGCACCGACCAGCCCATCGTCGTGCGCACGCCCGCGGACGAACCCTCCTATGTCTCGCGCGGCGCCCACAAGCTCATCGGGGCCCTGGACGCGTTCTCGCTGGACGTGTCCGGACGCAGGGCCCTGGACGCCGGTGCCTCCACCGGCGGTTTCACGGACGTGCTGCTGCGCCGCGGCGCCGCGCACGTCACCGCTGTCGACGTGGGCTACGGCCAGTTGGCCTGGGCGCTGCGCAGCAACGACCGGGTCCGTGTCATGGAGCGCGTCAACGTCAGGGAGCTCACGGCCGAGCAGATCGGTGAGCCGCGTCCCGACCTCGTCGTGGGCGACCTGTCGTTCATCTCCCTCAAGCTGGTCCTGCGGCCACTGAGGGACTGCGTGGCGGCCGACGCCGACTTCGTCCTCATGGTCAAACCCCAGTTCGAGGTGGGCAAGCAGCGGGTCGGCGCCGGGGGCGTGGTCCGTGAGCCCGCGCTGCGCGCCGAGGCCGTGGCCGACGTCGCCGCCCACGCGCTCACCCTGGGGCTGGGCACCGTCGACGTGGCGGCCAGCCCGCTCCCGGGCCCCTCGGGCAACGTCGAGTACTTCTTGTGGATGCGTGCCGACGCGTCGGCGCTGGACCCCGACGCGCTCGCCCGCGCCATCGAGGAGGGGCCACGCTAG